Proteins from a genomic interval of Flammeovirgaceae bacterium SG7u.111:
- a CDS encoding tetratricopeptide repeat protein — MKTTSIEELFREAISIRNQGDLQKAISSFEEIIKTYPNHPKISGVFTLLAGVYNDKGATHNAMLNFKKATELNPKSELASLGLYLSYVKLEEYDKAIEELGRYLDKYPAERYKITLEELLTDLEQGYAINYKGIIKELAQKNGFKVK; from the coding sequence ATGAAAACTACATCAATAGAAGAACTATTTCGAGAAGCAATCTCGATTCGAAATCAAGGAGATTTACAAAAAGCTATTTCTTCTTTTGAAGAAATTATCAAAACATACCCAAATCATCCTAAAATTAGTGGAGTATTCACGCTTCTTGCAGGTGTTTATAATGACAAAGGTGCTACACACAATGCTATGCTAAACTTTAAAAAGGCTACTGAGTTAAATCCAAAGTCTGAATTAGCTTCTTTAGGTTTGTACTTATCATATGTGAAATTGGAAGAATATGATAAAGCTATTGAAGAGTTGGGGCGATATCTTGATAAATATCCTGCGGAGAGATACAAAATAACTTTAGAAGAGTTACTAACTGATTTGGAACAAGGCTATGCCATTAACTATAAAGGCATTATTAAAGAATTGGCGCAGAAGAATGGTTTTAAAGTTAAATAA
- a CDS encoding transposase → MTALSIRSRNKVSQKANKGLKKIFHMAALSTLRTDGELRKYYDRKVEEGKHKMSVINAIRSKLVHRIFAVINQNRKYEKIYTHPLAKP, encoded by the coding sequence TTGACAGCATTGAGCATCCGCTCACGCAACAAGGTCTCGCAAAAAGCCAACAAGGGCCTGAAGAAAATATTCCACATGGCGGCACTCTCCACACTGAGGACGGATGGAGAGCTTCGGAAATATTATGACCGCAAAGTGGAAGAGGGCAAGCACAAGATGTCCGTCATAAACGCCATCCGGTCAAAGCTCGTACACCGCATCTTCGCGGTCATAAACCAAAATCGAAAATATGAAAAAATTTATACCCATCCCCTTGCTAAACCATAA
- a CDS encoding transposase: protein MEFKNFIGIDISKDTIDLALLTSHGELIDLKWDNDGKALGKGLKSLFREHGLGKEDTLLCAEHTGQFGNKLMEVSLDLGLCLWMESPYSISRSQGMTRGKDDKVDAERIAGYAKRFADKARLVKPTPKTINKLKLLSAERDLAMRDLSKYRGQLKQEEGFIDKEYFKEKEKRVEKLIAAYKKTVDEIEEQIAQLIEDDPDIKDSFDKIVSVEGVGKQTAIATIVATENFQKFDDPKKFACHIGCAPFRYVSGSSIRSRNKVSQKANKGLKKIYHMAALSTLRTKGDLRKYYDRKVEEGKHKMSVINAIRSKLVHRIFAVIKQDRKYEKNYTHPLV, encoded by the coding sequence ATGGAATTTAAAAACTTTATCGGCATCGACATCAGCAAAGACACCATCGACCTGGCCCTCCTGACCAGCCACGGCGAGCTCATCGACCTCAAATGGGACAACGACGGGAAAGCCCTGGGCAAAGGGCTCAAGTCCCTGTTCAGGGAGCACGGGCTAGGCAAAGAAGACACCTTGCTATGTGCCGAGCACACAGGACAGTTCGGCAACAAGCTGATGGAAGTGTCCCTGGACCTGGGGCTTTGCCTCTGGATGGAATCACCTTATTCCATCTCCCGCTCGCAGGGAATGACAAGGGGAAAGGACGACAAGGTGGATGCCGAGAGGATCGCCGGCTATGCCAAGCGGTTCGCCGACAAGGCAAGATTGGTAAAGCCTACACCCAAGACTATCAACAAGTTAAAGCTGCTATCCGCCGAACGGGACCTTGCCATGCGCGACCTCTCAAAGTACAGGGGACAGTTGAAACAAGAAGAAGGGTTCATCGACAAGGAATATTTCAAGGAAAAAGAAAAAAGGGTGGAGAAGCTCATCGCCGCCTATAAAAAAACGGTCGATGAGATAGAGGAACAGATAGCCCAGTTGATAGAGGATGATCCGGACATCAAGGACAGTTTCGACAAGATCGTCTCCGTGGAGGGCGTGGGAAAGCAGACGGCCATCGCCACGATAGTGGCCACGGAAAACTTCCAGAAATTTGACGACCCCAAGAAGTTTGCCTGCCACATCGGCTGCGCCCCGTTCAGGTATGTGTCGGGCAGCAGCATCCGCTCACGCAACAAGGTCTCGCAAAAAGCCAACAAGGGCCTGAAGAAAATATACCACATGGCCGCCCTCTCCACCTTGAGGACAAAGGGGGACCTGCGGAAATATTACGACCGCAAAGTGGAGGAGGGCAAGCACAAGATGTCCGTCATAAACGCCATCCGATCAAAGCTCGTACACCGTATCTTTGCGGTCATCAAACAAGACAGGAAATATGAAAAAAATTATACGCATCCCCTTGTTTAA